One window of the Epinephelus moara isolate mb chromosome 22, YSFRI_EMoa_1.0, whole genome shotgun sequence genome contains the following:
- the LOC126383991 gene encoding voltage-dependent calcium channel gamma-4 subunit-like, with protein sequence MEAKGRNIPSDISFLPRPALVWCERGIQVLLTTMGAFAAFALMTVAIGTDYWLYARAFICNSTANSSQDESNNKDKKDPGALTHSGLWRICCLEGLKRGVCSQINHFPDDADYDQDAAEYLLRVVRASSIFPILSAILLLLGGVCVASSGFYKSKRNIILGGGILFVAAGLSNIIGVIVYISAALSDISPKKDEDKKWHYSYGWSFYFGGLSFILAEMVGVLAVNIYIEKNKELRCRSRTDLFKSTTHAMLRLPSYRFRRRSRSSSRSTDPPRSQETSPIGTSKTFSLPPSAPPFSVATLPNPHHTSSGGSGGGGDISMYTLSRDSKLGSLGGGAPPLYGTVDRATLYQLHNYFPKDSSGSGGGGGSGSGGGGAVISSGTLPSHSKSNLAAAAAVAQNAAPLNTSTSAASTAQTAPISTATMERDRGNMGTLDRLTAKRDRDSNSDTLNRKTTPV encoded by the exons atggaggcgAAAGGCAGAAACATACCctcag aCATCAGTTTCCTTCCCCGCCCAGCGCTGGTGTGGTGTGAGCGGGGCATCCAGGTTCTGCTGACCACCATGGGGGCGTTTGCGGCCTTTGCCCTGATGACAGTGGCCATTGGTACAGACTACTGGCTGTATGCCCGCGCCTTCATCTGCAACAGCACGGCCAACTCTTCCCAGGATGAGTCCAACAATAAAGACAAGAAGGACCCTGGGGCACTCACCCACTCTGGCCTCTGGAGGATCTGCTGCCTGGAAG GCTTGAAGCGAGGTGTGTGTTCCCAGATCAATCATTTCCCAGACGACGCAGACTACGACCAAGATGCTGCAGAGTATCTGCTGC GTGTGGTGCGAGCCTCCAGCATCTTCCCCATCCTTAGCGCCATACTGCTCCTGCTGGGTGGAGTGTGTGTCGCTTCCAGCGGCTTCTACAAGAGCAAAAGGAACATCATTCTTGGTGGAGGGATTCTATTTGTAGCTGCAG GCCTCAGCAACATCATTGGAGTGATTGTGTACATCTCGGCAGCACTGAGCGACATCTCCCCCAAGAAAGATGAGGACAAGAAGTGGCATTACTCTTACGGCTGGTCCTTCTACTTTGGCGGCCTGTCCTTCATCCTGGCCGAGATGGTGGGTGTCCTCGCTGTCAACATCTACATAGAGAAGAACAAGGAGCTGCGCTGCCGCTCACGCACCGACCTCTTCAAGAGCACCACACACGCCATGCTGCGGCTGCCCAGCTACCGCTTCAGACGGCGTTCTCGTTCCAGCTCACGCTCAACCGACCCGCCACGCTCACAGGAGACCTCGCCCATCGGCACCTCCAAGACCTTCAGCCTGCCGCCCTCTGCCCCACCCTTTTCTGTGGCCACTCTGCCCAACCCACACCACACCAGCAGCGGTGGaagtggaggaggtggtgacatCTCCATGTACACCCTGTCGAGGGACTCCAAGCTGGGGAGCCTGGGAGGAGGCGCCCCACCTCTCTACGGCACTGTGGACCGCGCTACCTTGTACCAGCTTCACAACTACTTCCCTAAAGATTCCAGCggcagtggaggaggaggaggatcaggatcaggaggaggaggagccgtGATAAGCAGTGGCACACTCCCATCTCACTCCAAGTCCAActtggcagcagcagcggctgtCGCCCAGAACGCAGCACCGCTGAATACCTCCACATCAGCCGCCTCAACGGCTCAGACGGCTCCGATATCCACAGCCACCATGGAGAGGGACAGGGGCAACATGGGAACCCTGGACCGACTGACAGCCAAAAGGGACAGGGATAGCAACTCAGATACACTTAACAGGAAAACTACGCCAGTTTAA